From Macadamia integrifolia cultivar HAES 741 unplaced genomic scaffold, SCU_Mint_v3 scaffold1338, whole genome shotgun sequence:
ATAAGAGGGGAGATTGGCTAATAGCAGAGACTCAGagaagcaataaaaaaaattaagtttaggAAAAGATGGTGATTATGACAGCGATGATGAACCCTAGGAGGAACAAGGAAATAGGCCTAGTTTGCCTCCCATTGCTTGAGGCATTACATTAGGTTAAAGTTGCTCTACCTGTAAAACACACTCTGTCACTTCCATATAAATCTACTGTTGGCTTTTCTTTAATGATTACGGTTTTCTGTTTTAGTTTTCCTTATCACCCATTAGAGTCTAATGCTTTCACTATGGgtctttagtttatttttgtAATACCCCACCTATGCATGTGTATGGGATTTTATGGGACGTAataacataaattgaaattgaggGAGGCAGttagaagagatgagagaaagaagagatagAAAGCCACGTAAGGAGGTGGTGGCTAGgtttgtaaaaaaataataataataaaaaagaaggggcGGTTACAACTCTATAGTATAGGAAAAGAAGACAGAAAGAGGAGCAAAGAGTGAgccgaggaaaaaaaaaaaaaaagagagagaagaagaagagaaatttaaGGAGACAGAGGAGGACAGTTTAGGTAAATTGTTTATATTGTCTTGATTTAGTTTTAATCTATTAAGAAACAAttgagaaaataggaaagagagggaagagagaaaataaagaatgagaGAGCATTCGGTtagtttaaagaaaaaaaaaaagaaagaaagattttgAAACGTTGTGTTTTGGGTACTGAATATCCTTGAATGGATCATGATGTTAAGGAGAGTAGTTTctgttaatttaaaaaaaaaaaaggggtgaaagaaggagatatatggagagaaaataggaaggagTGTGAGAGAAGGGAGGTGCAattgtatgagagagagagagagagagagagagaagttgttCTTTTGTCTTGATTGAAGAAGTTGACAGAAAATAGGAATGAAGATAAGAAAgggtattaaaataaaataaaagttagAGAATGAAACCGATTGGGTTTCTTATAGTGGGAAGCTCCTAGAAAGTAGGGAACAACCCTATACACGTGTGGAGACTTGGAGAATGAGTTAATTAAACAAATCATTAATTAGTATTTAAGGGAAATATAAAAGGGTTAGATTTTATGTCAATTTACTAAATAAAATGGAATGCTAAAAGAATTGTTGCTTGTGTGTATAGGTAGTGGTACTCTTGGGTGAGTGGATTGTCTATTAAAATTTTCGAATAAGTGGATTGAAGGTAAGTGGAACTTGACAAGTTGACATAAGTCACTAATGTATTTATGCACCTATTTCCCTATGTTAATTCATCTATGGATTTATCTCAAATGAATTTGAATGGTGCTATGATAATAAGGAATGCTTCTATGGATGAGGTTTGATTTAATGAATGATTTGTATAAATGAAAAGTTCAGAAAGTGGTTATGATTGTACTTGAGAATTGTATTTGAGAATGTTGCAGGGATACGtttaaaaaaatggaatgaaaacaaatgaaatgaTGGTTGACTGTGACAGGACTGCAACCCTTACCAATATGAGTTATGTGTTGGAAGAGGCATAGATTATGTTATGTTCCTCGCTTAGCCGCGGGATGCTCCGCCTAGCCAGCAGAATGGCCCATCTGGGATAGGATGAGATATGATGTACCACCTAGCATGTGGTTTCATCATGCATGCCACCCAGCCCGTGGTTTCGCGTATGTGTGCCACCTCACCCGTGGTTATGAGGCTGGATTACGACTCTATGATATATGAGATGCCTCTATGATTACAGTTGGTAGTATACCTCAATGACTTAAAGGAGGAATTCTTGATTTTAAAGTTAAGAAGAGCATTTCTCAAATACTCCCTAAACTGTTTCCAATAGTTCATAAATGTTTTGACTTATTATGTCTTAAGTCAAGAAAAGGTTATTTATGTATTTGAAAGATTTATGGATGCCTATATTTTTGTATTGTTTGTGATTATGCCGTGTTCTATCTTATTGGGCTATGTAGCTCACTCCATTATTTATTTCCCCACAGACCAATAGAGGTGTGGCATGGCTCAAAGGAAGAGCCGCTTGAGCAGATTGTTGTTTACTTTTTGGAACTATAATAGAAatgcatatatttttttgtaatttgtacTTGTGAGAACTTGCATGTGTAATAGTGAATTTTAAGTCGAATGTAGTAGACATAGTTAACAAATGTTCTCTTTAGTTAGTAGCCACCAGTACTGTGTTATTGGAAATGTTAATGTTACTATCCTTAATATCTGAGATGTTAGACAGATAAATGGGAAATTCTGATGTGTTTTTGGTAAGGTCCACTATAAGATTTTATTTAGAATTTGTTATTATGGATTTAATGATAGTTTTATCATTGCCCGGGAGGGAAGCACCATTCCTGTTACCCGAGGCTTGGGTCGTTACAATTTTGTCCAAATTTGATTGCTTATCCCAtgcaaaaagggggggtttatGGGGTTCATTATTCCAGGGCTTCTCTTATTTATCTACAAATAAGTATGCTGCCTTATGATGGAGTAAGTATCTGTTGTTCAAGAAATATTAGTTCCATCATTGAGATAATTTAGGGTATATTTGCAGCCTTACATGGAGGTTtatatacaacaacaataacaacaacaaaaaactcggccttatcccaacttaatggggtcggctacatggatccaaacaaaacaaagtaggtaAAAACTGAGGTCTACACAGAAAATGGGGACGAAGAGATGAGATGAGAAAtgagaatgaaaaagaaaaagaaaggtgaagaatgcaagatgaaaaatgaaagatgaaagcaCGAGGAAAGAGGACAGCCGGCAAGCCAGGGGAatctcacctaaatggggttgggtacatggatccttgctctccaataggttctattcgaggtcatacttgcgTGGAGGTTAATATGTTGAGGATTTAACAAATTTCGTGTGTCCCGGCTAGCTGTTGCCTGGAGATATTTTTTAGGGGAGTTATTTCTTTAGTTATAGTGGGCCCCATTGACAGCTTGCATGGTAGATAAGTCCAAGACAGTTTTTTCCTTATCATATGTGGAAGTCACTCACATAAGCAGTGACAATTGCCTTATGAAGAGTGAAGACTCTCTTTCACTATGGCTCTGGTGGGTTCCCATACCAAGGCATTGAGTATAAGTCCCCAGCTCATTCTTCAATAGGCACGCGGTCAAAGCCCCAGTCTCCTCCCACTGCNNNNNNNNNNNNNNNNNNNNGCTTGAGAGCTTACGGTTTCATGTCCTATTTCACTCCCCGATGGGGGTTCTTTTTTCACCATTCCCTTACAAtactacttcactatcaatcaCCCAAGATTGTTCGGATCTGACATTGGGGGGTGTGGAAGCGTGTACAATGATATGAACCTGCTTGAATATAAAGGTATATTCTTGATAGGATTACCGAGAAAGGAGCTATTTATCTCATTCAACCTTGGAATGAAAGGCATATGAGATATTTTTGTTCGACATATCTACTTTTCATCAGCATTCTAATACCCTCAAAATTAGAGCACTTGGAAGTAATTTTTCCTAGCACAAGGCTAGGATTGATTACTGCcagcaaataaatgaaaataccgctatatatctatctatatatatacaaggaCAGGATCCCTCACGCTGCTACTGTGAGGAGGAATCTGCATGCCACACCAATGGCTGTTTTGGAAAAGGTATCATCCAAATATTTAgaattggagagagaaaataataaaaatatatatgcgAGTGAGAAATTGCACTCtagtttgtatatatatatataataaatgatAAATTTAACAACCATGCCAAGGGTAAAacagaaaaacacaaaatacGATTTCAATTTGACATTAATAAGAAGGCAAGAGAAAATTACCCTAGGAAAGAAAGCTTATTCCTGCCTGCCCATTTAGAAGATGTATCTTAGATAGGCAAGAATTCTGGTCATCAAAAGACAATATCCACTGCTCACTTAATACTTTGTCTTGTGCAAATGAGTCATAGAGATTTGTCATTCTTCAGTTTTGGCGTCAATGTACTTTGACCACCATTCATATAGAATCCAGAGCAAATCTGTAGCAATAATGGAAGGCTTAACTAGCATTTTCCTCCTTAGTGACATGATTATCACCATTTGCCCTTCGTGCTGCTCTTCTCTTGGCTTGGATTTGGCGTACAGATTCAGCAATTATAGGATGGAGCTTCGGAGATAGTGAGCTTGGAGAGGAGATATTAAGACCTGCCTTCTTCAAGGCCCTTGTTAAATGTTTTTGAGCCTTTTGAAAATGGATAGTGCAAAGAACAGGCACAGTAGATCGTAGAGTCGGCTTTCCACAAAGAACAGGTCCTGTTTGTgaactttaaaaagaaaaaggtgattAGTGATTTGGTTCATCTGGTTTGCTACTGGAGAAAATTCAAAGAGAGAATCCTACCTATTTTAGAATTGATACGCAGTCAAATGAATCAAAACATTCAAATAGAACATCAATTAAGAGGCTACCCAACATCATCGCTATTAACGGCATTGCTACCCAACTACTAGCTTAATTGGAATGATCGTTAGAAATAACGTCACCATTCATAACATTTGTAGCTGGCACATTCCTATTAAACATTTTTTCCTGTtgttcctctctccctctcctaaTTGATAGCCTGTGCTTCCTCTCTTTAGAGGGCTCATCTTTTGAAACTTCCATGCTTTGTGTTGCTTGTTTGTTTCAATCTATTCCCTCTACTTCTTTAGCTGATCTTTGTTAGCATAAGAGGTAGTTATACTTTCCAATACTGAATAAAGCAAAGGCACTGATTTTTCAGATCAACTGGTTTACAACATACATCTATGAAATTTATTCAACCATTGCACCTATCATTTGTAAAATGTACCAAAATCTGCATAAAACATGATAGATAGCCCAAGGATCAAATGACCCAACGTCATCAACAAATTCGTCTTTGccgcttcttttctttttctttttttcccccccttaaTTTCCGTTCGTcttaaactaaaccaaatagcAACTCTGGCACTAATCTATCATTATGTGACTAAATCTGGTAAAAGAAGATTCATTAGATCAAAACAACAAATCAAGGACACCACACTACAGGAAAAACATATTAATTATCATATCCAAAAGCAAAAAATCAAAGCAGATGGTTCTGATAATGTGCAGTACAGTAACGACAAAATCAGACTCAAAACAGAATATTTCCAGTATCAAAATACATTAATATGGAATaatctaaaatttaaaataaaatgaaagaaaaccaTTCACGCATCCATTAAAGCAGAtcaacttcttcttctatttacaCGCATTAGAATAAACATAACTGGATTCTAAAAGAAATTGGCAAAAAAACAGTGGCCACAACTCCAACAAAAAGTAATCCACCAAAACCCCATTAATCAAGTACCAGACATGATCGCATCCATAAATATTTAGAACTAATaagaattttgaaaagataccTTTTGACAACATATGTACAAGGCTTGTAAAGCTTCTGTTTGCTATCAGAGAGGATATGGGGATGACAATAGTTGGTGAGCGCCATGGCCTTGGCTTTGCACCCTGTAAAAGCACACCTATTATTCTTCACATCATTGTTATTCTCTCCAATCCCCAAAGTAGACCTATTGTTCTCTCCACTCCCTTCcacaccaccacctccaccattCTCCTTCGCCTCTTCTTCCTTAAAAGGACTCTTCCCATATTTCCAATAGTACTCCCTATACTTAACCCTAAGATCCTCCATTAAAGCCCAATAGTGATCCTTGTAAAACCTCGCAAGTTGCTTCACACGACGAGACCGACGACGAATCACTTCTTCGCGAGTGAGGAACTTAGAGTCACAGAGAATCGAATCTTCCTCGGCACCATCAATGGTGAGAGCTGTATTGGCCGCCATGTCTGAGTCTACGAACTGGGTTGGGTTAATGTTAGGGTTTTTGTCTTCTGTGTCACTGCTAGTGCTTGGATTTCCTAGCTGTTCAAAGGGCAGAGAAGAGATAAGATCCTTCTTCGAGGACTTGGCGGAGGAAGCCGGGTTATGCCTTGTAATGGAAGAGGAATGGTGCTTGTTCGCAGAGCCCATCtcgagagagattgagagagaaccGAAGAAAGCCCGAGGAAGCCGAAGTGGCAAAGGCTTAAGGTCGATTTATTCTttattcgtttttttttttttttttttaattcgagGCAGAGaactttctttgcttttcttttctttttcttttccttttcctttttttgataaaatagaCAGACTACTGACTACTAGAGACAGCTAACGCCAAAATAATTTCAATGTATTaggaaattaaaatcaaatcataATATTAGAAGGTTACATCTCATGTGGGTCCACTTAAGGGAACAGAGTAAACTAGTCACATCGTAAAGGCCATGCACGGATTCTTATGTCCAGtaaaagattccaatccaataaTTGCTTGCTTATGAGTTTACGATTAAGAAAAACCTCTTCATTCAGAATCTATTTCCAATTAAGCCCATAGCTATCTAGGTGATTGATAGTTGTTCCAGCCTATTCAATGGTTGTGGttatttctccaaaaaaaaatcatcaattaGAAAGGAGCTCGAATTCCTATTGAACAACATCAGATCCTCCTCTATTCTCTCCcgcaaatcaaaacaaaatcccACGCATTGGtctcttctctcccaaaaaTCAGAACAAAAATCAGAACAAAGGATCTTGAATCCAGGAAGAAGGGGAGTTGAGGTTCAAGAGGAGGAGAAGCAAAGCTAGACCATCGAAGTTGACGTAAAGGAGAAAAATGGCACCTCTTATGCTTTGACCTGACTgaaacctcatcctttcagatTAAGTTATCACTATTCTCTGCTAGACATTTTATCGAATACGTAAAGACCCCCACCAAATTCATCTAAAGAAAACAAGGGGCTTTAGGCTTTTTAAGCCAACTTGTAGTTCACTATATTCATGTTCTCTCGAttcagaagaaaaggaaaagaaagggggCAGAGATGGGAAGGATGATGATGGCCTTATCTTCTTTCATTTCCTCATCTCCTAATTTATTTGTCACGAAGAGACGTCCAAGCCCACAATCAGGTGGATaagcgaattggggattgtgtggataggcgcatggtcccaggttcgattccccatctatgCATTTACAATTTAAGTGAAAACTGTGGCGGTGGGTTGCTGCGCTAGTCTCCTCGAGGATTAGTCTAGGTGCGCATAAACtgacccggacaccttggttaacagaaaaaaaataaaaaaaaaataaaaccacaaCCCTTTTGCTACTCTTCCTCCTCGCTTGTGATGTCTTCACCAAAATTTTATCTTTGTACATGCTAGACAAACTTAATCAAGGAGATCAATCACAAGCTCAACAAAGCAATTCCTACTCAATACCTTAAACAGATCTACAAGGCCATGCGATACTCGATCCTCACTGAAGGTGCTAAACATGCTCCTCTAGTCATGTGTGTCGTTGTTTGCGAACTCTTTAGAGGCGGTCATTGTGCAGCTTTCCCCACTGCCTGGATTTTGGCGCCTCTATTCTAgtttttgggagagaagagaggaggaggaggaggattcGATTTTGTTCAATCGGGTATGGATTGGATCAATTctgatgggtattttttttttttttaagaagaaattATAGCCCTTGGATGTGCTTGGGATAGGAATCAATCGCCCAGGTAGCTATGGGCAAGCTCTAGGAAATTAGTGCTATGGAGAGGAGTTGGATCCTTATTGGGTTGTCTTCCCATGGATGATACCTCACACGCATGGCACATTTGTACTTAAATTCTGACCCTAGAGCAGGTCAAGGCTCTTCCTAACGGATACTAGGAATTCGATACGTTGACTTTCAATTGTTTTGACACTTGTCACCTCTCCTTCATACATATCattaattatatctacataaTTATTCAAGCCCCTTCCCCTCCCTAGGATATGCCAAATGAGTTCTCTAGGTACTTTGTCATAggctttctctaggtcaataaagaccatatggaggtccttTTTGTGGACTCTAAAAACTTTCATAagtctttttttaatttaaatagcTTCTGCCATGATtctccctggcataaaaccaaattgccACTTATAAAGAGTCAAATAAGTTCATGAGAACTTTTTTTATAGAAATATAATTCTTATATTGGGATATTGATTGTTTGAATGACACCTTTATTGGTGTAATTAGAACATTTAACCTCATTTTACTTTAACCCATTGATTCTCTTTGACAAGTATGCAACGTTTTTACCCTTGGGTAGATATGTCATTTGAACAATTGGTCACAATTTCTACACAAACAAATGGAAATGTATAATTAAGGGTTGAACCGTAAATTTGACTCTCATCACTAACTTTAATGAGTAAACTTTTGAATGCCCGAGAATAGAGGAGCTTTCGCTGACACTCCATCAAGGAGTTCTCCTTGCTTATGAAGCCTCTCCAAGCCCAAATGCATCATAGAACAACCACTGGCcaagggaagaagaagcaaaaaatgtcaaagtgaagaggaGAAATGATTTTCAAGAAAACAGAGCAGATCCGAGAAAGGTTTTTGTTGTCATTGGAAAGCAATGGTCTGATAACCAGCTTACCTTGTAGCCTTGGTTGTTGCAATAGGAATTTTGGATGAGAAGGAATCGAGAATGGATAAGTCTAATAATCCAAAAATGACTAAAAGCCCTATAAATATGAGCTTGGTGCACTAAGCGTTGTCTCGTTGCCATTTCAAAACCTAGATTTTG
This genomic window contains:
- the LOC122063481 gene encoding INO80 complex subunit D-like → MGSANKHHSSSITRHNPASSAKSSKKDLISSLPFEQLGNPSTSSDTEDKNPNINPTQFVDSDMAANTALTIDGAEEDSILCDSKFLTREEVIRRRSRRVKQLARFYKDHYWALMEDLRVKYREYYWKYGKSPFKEEEAKENGGGGGVEGSGENNRSTLGIGENNNDVKNNRCAFTGCKAKAMALTNYCHPHILSDSKQKLYKPCTYVVKSSQTGPVLCGKPTLRSTVPVLCTIHFQKAQKHLTRALKKAGLNISSPSSLSPKLHPIIAESVRQIQAKRRAARRANGDNHVTKEENAS